One Peromyscus leucopus breed LL Stock chromosome 14, UCI_PerLeu_2.1, whole genome shotgun sequence genomic window carries:
- the LOC114693379 gene encoding LOW QUALITY PROTEIN: elongin-A-like (The sequence of the model RefSeq protein was modified relative to this genomic sequence to represent the inferred CDS: inserted 2 bases in 1 codon; deleted 1 base in 1 codon; substituted 1 base at 1 genomic stop codon): MAAESALQVVEKLQARLATNPDPKXRNNEAEDQDLEKSISRKRPRDALQRAEEMEGDYQESWKASASRSYSPEHRQKKHKKLSEPERPHKVTHSHERRDERKRCHRVSPPYSSDPESSDYGHVQSPPPSSPHQMYTDHYRSPEEDHEPIISHQKPGKVHSNTFQDRLGVSHERHLAEHQAKGDVSQNKEHKSSHKEKRPVDARSEEKVSALGREKSHKASSKEEHRRLLSGDSAKEKPPSSVVKKEKDKEGSSLKKKFPPALEAASDNHFRKPKHKDSEKSRSEKSRPRADGSDSGRGAGDLLPKAKEKVPNNLKEGKGRTNLDRKSPASLPKVEEPDVDDEFEQPTMSFESYLSYDQPRKKKKKVVKASATAPGEKGLKKKDSKSISKNLNSVQKLPKVNENKSEKVQPAGAKPTRPXKVPTDALPVLPDIPLPAIQSNYRPLPSLDLISSFQPKRKAFSSPQEEEEAGFTGRRMNSKMQVYSGSKCAYLPKMMTLHQQCIWVLKNNIDSIFEVGGVPYSVLEPVLERCTPDQLYRIEGCNHVLIEETDQLWKVHCHRDFKEERPEEYESWREMYLRLQDAREQRLRLLTNNIRSAHANKPKGRQAKMAFVNSVAKPPRDVRRRQEKFGTGGAAVPEKVRIKPAPYTTGSSHVPASSSSSSFHSSPEEVAYDGPSTSSAHLAPVASSSVSYDPRKPAVKKIAPMMAKTIKAFKNRFSRR, translated from the exons ATGGCGGCGGAGTCGGCGCTCCAAGTTGTGGAGAAGCTGCAGGCGCGCCTGGCCACGAACCCAGACCCTAA AAGAAACAATGAAGCTGAGGATCAGGATCTTGAGAAGAGCATCTCCCGAAAGCGCCCTCGAGATGCTCTTCAGAGGGCGGAGGAGATGGAAGGGGACTACCAGGAAAGCTGGAAAGCCTCTGCCAGCCGGTCCTATAGCCCTGAGCACAgacagaaaaaacacaaaaaactctCAGAGCCTGAAAGGCCTCACAAAGTGACTCACAGTCACgagaggagggatgaaaggaagAGGTGTCACAGAGTGTCACCACCATATTCTTCAGACCCTGAGTCTTCTGACTATGGCCATGTTCAATCTCCCCCACCTTCCAGTCCACATCAAATGTACACAGACCACTACAGGTCACCAGAGGAGGACCATGAGCCCATCATTTCACACCAGAAGCCTGGAAAAGTCCACAGTAATACCTTTCAGGACAGACTAGGGGTTAGTCACGAAAGACACCTGGCTGAGCACCAGGCGAAAGGGGATGTAAGCCAAAACAAGGAGCACAAATCTTCCCACAAGGAGAAACGCCCTGTGGATGCCAGGAGTGAGGAGAAGGTCTCTGCCCTGGGCAGAGAGAAATCACACAAGGCCTCTTCCAAAGAGGAACACCGAAGGCTACTCTCAGGGGACAGTGCCAAGGAGAAGCCACCCTCCAGTGTTGTCAAGAAAGAGAAGGACAAAGAGGGCAGCAGTCTCAAGAAGAAGTTTCCGCCTGCCTTGGAGGCGGCTTCAGATAACCACTTTCGAAAGCCCAAACACAAGGACTCGGAGAAGAGCAGGTCTGAGAAGAGCAGGCCGAGGGCGGACGGCTCCGACTCAGGGCGGGGGGCCGGAGACCTGCTGCCCAAAGCCAAGGAGAAAGTTCCCAACAACCTGAAGGAGGGCAAAGGAAGAACTAACTTGGATCGAAAGTCACCGGCCTCCCTCCCTAAAGTAGAGGAGCCGGACGTGGATGACGAGTTTGAGCAGCCCACCATGTCCTTTGAGTCATACCTCAGCTATGACCAGCCtcggaagaaaaagaagaaggttGTGAAAGCTTCAGCCACAGCACCCGGAGAAAAgggc ttaaaaaaaaaggactctaAAAGCATTAGTAAAAACTTGAACTCAGTTCAGAAATTACCCAAGGTAAACGAGAACAAGTCAGAGAAGGTGCAGCCAGCAGGAGCCAAACCCACCAGGCCTTGAAAGGTCCCTACTGATGCGCTGCCGGTGCTGCCAGACATCCCCCTACCCGCCATACAGTCCAACTACCGACCCCTGCCTTCCCTGgacttgatttcttccttccagcCAAAGCGCAAAGCATTCTCTTCAccccaggaagaagaagaagctggatTCACAGGACGCAGAATGAATTCTAAGATGCAGGTGTATTCAGGTTCCAAGTGTGCCTATCTCCCCAAAATGATGACCTTGCACCAGCAATGTATCTGGGTGCTGAAGAACAATATCGACTCCATCTTTGAAGTGGGAGGAGTCCCCTACTCTGTTCTCGAACCTGTCTTGGAGAGGTGTACACCTGATCAACTCTATCGAATAGAGGGATGCAATCACGTACTCATTGAGGAAACAGATCAGTTATGGAAAGTTCACTGTCACCGAGACTTTAAGGAGGAAAGACCAGAAGAGTATGAATCCTGGCGGGAGATGTACCTGCGGCTTCAGGATGCCAGAGAGCAGCGCCTACGCCTGCTGACAAACAACATCCGCTCTGCGCATGCCAATAAGCCGAAAGGACGACAAGCAAAGATGGCTTTTGTCAACTCTGTGGCCAAACCACCTCGAGATGTCCGACGAAGGCAGGAGAAGTTTGGAACTGGAGGAGCAGCTGTCCCTGAGAAAGTCAGGATTAAGCCAGCACCTTATACAACAGGAAGCAGCCATGTTcctgccagcagcagcagcagcagcttccacTCCAGCCCTGAGGAGGTGGCCTATGACGGGCCTAGTACCAGCAGTGCCCATTTAGCTCCAGTGGCCAGCAGTTCTGTTTCTTATGATCCTAGGAAACCAGCTGTGAAGAAAATTGCCCCGATGATGGCCAAGACAATTAAAGCATTCAAGAACAGATTCTCCCGACGATAA
- the LOC114693407 gene encoding fructose-bisphosphate aldolase A-like translates to MPYQYPALTPEQKKELSNIAHRIVAPGKGILAADESTGSIAKRLESIGAENTEENRRFYRQLLLTADDRVNPCIGGVILFHETLYQKADDGRLFPQVIKAKGGVVGIKVDKGVVPLAGTNGETTTQGLDDLAERCAQYKKDGADFAKWRCVLKIGEHSPSALAIMENANVLARYASICQQNGIVPIVEPEILPDGNHDLKRCQYVTEKVLAAVYKALSDHHIYLEGTLLKPNMVTPGHACTQKFSNEEIAMATVTALRRTVPPAVPGVTFLSGGQSEEEASINLNAINKCPLLKPWALTFSYGRALQASALKAWGGKKENMKAAQEEFIKRALANSLACQGKYTPSGQSGEAASQSLFISNHAY, encoded by the coding sequence ATGCCCTATCAGTACCCAGCACTGACCCCGGAGCAGAAAAAGGAGCTGTCCAACATCGCTCACCGAATTGTGGCTCCGGGCAAGGGCATCTTGGCTGCAGATGAGTCCACCGGCAGCATCGCCAAGCGGCTGGAGTCCATCGGCGCCGAGAACACCGAGGAGAACCGACGCTTCTACCGCCAGCTGCTGCTGACTGCCGACGACCGTGTGAACCCCTGCATTGGGGGCGTGATCCTCTTCCACGAGACCCTGTACCAGAAAGCAGACGATGGACGTCTCTTCCCCCAAGTTATCAAGGCCAAGGGTGGGGTTGTGGGCATTAAGGTAGACAAGGGCGTGGTGCCCCTGGCCGGAACCAACGGCGAGACCACCACCCAGGGGCTGGATGACCTGGCTGAACGCTGTGCCCAGTACAAGAAGGATGGAGCCGACTTTGCCAAGTGGCGCTGTGTGCTGAAGATTGGGGAGCACAGCCCTTCAGCCCTTGCCATCATGGAAAATGCCAATGTCCTGGCCCGTTATGCCAGCATCTGCCAGCAGAATGGCATTGTACCCATTGTGGAGCCTGAAATCCTTCCTGACGGGAACCATGACTTGAAGCGCTGTCAGTATGTAACCGAGAAGGTGCTGGCTGCTGTCTACAAGGCTCTGAGCGACCACCATATCTACCTGGAAGGCACcttgctgaagcccaacatggtcACCCCAGGCCACGCTTGCACCCAGAAATTTTCCAATGAGGAGATTGCCATGGCAACCGTCACAGCGCTGCGTCGCACAGTGCCCCCTGCTGTCCCTGGGGTCACTTTCCTGTCTGGAGGGCAGAGTGAGGAAGAGGCGTCCATCAACCTCAATGCTATCAACAAGTGCCCCCTGCTGAAGCCATGGGCCTTGACTTTCTCCTACGGCCGAGCCCTGCAAGCCTCTGCTCTGAAGGCctggggtgggaagaaggagaaCATGAAGGCTGCCCAGGAGGAATTCATTAAGCGTGCCCTGGCCAACAGCCTCGCTTGCCAAGGAAAGTACACTCCAAGTGGTCAGTCAGGGGAGGCAGCCAGTCAATCCCTCTTCATCTCTAACCACGCCTACTGA